In one Thermosipho ferrireducens genomic region, the following are encoded:
- a CDS encoding iron-sulfur binding hydrogenase gives MNLKDIVASLDAEIVFLSNDCEIIHAYTGDLLSLVMKNAKNDSIWITVQNHVNIIAVASLVGIRAIILCDDLNFPSETVEKAKSEGISLIKSRDNAFVVSGKIYQLGIR, from the coding sequence GTGAATTTAAAAGATATTGTAGCATCACTTGATGCAGAAATTGTTTTTTTAAGTAATGATTGTGAAATAATTCACGCATACACCGGGGATTTATTGAGCCTTGTTATGAAAAATGCAAAAAACGATTCCATATGGATCACTGTGCAAAACCACGTCAATATAATAGCCGTCGCCTCTTTAGTTGGAATCAGAGCTATTATACTCTGTGATGATCTTAACTTCCCTTCTGAAACTGTGGAAAAGGCAAAAAGTGAAGGAATTTCTCTAATAAAATCCAGGGATAATGCCTTTGTAGTTTCAGGAAAAATATATCAGCTGGGCATAAGGTAA
- a CDS encoding PHP domain-containing protein, with the protein MQYKCDLHVHSCLSPCADISMVPSELAKLSAEITAITDHNSGGNVEAFSKKFSAERKLIVPGIEIQTIEDVHILGYFPDINQLKKVTEIVYQNLPEINYDPEKFGYQIYTDENDKFTALENLPLGFPISLSLESVIEIILKHHGVPVYAHINRKFGVMYQLGLIPDHPVNIAEATTIEELGFIRKKGLIALSSSDAHFLNQLNTRYSIIECEKLSLNSFFNALVRGKVKTIWDL; encoded by the coding sequence ATGCAATACAAGTGCGATTTACATGTTCACAGTTGTTTATCACCATGTGCCGATATAAGTATGGTGCCCTCTGAGCTTGCCAAACTTTCAGCAGAAATCACCGCTATTACTGATCATAATTCAGGTGGAAATGTCGAAGCCTTTTCAAAAAAATTCTCCGCCGAAAGAAAACTTATAGTACCTGGTATTGAAATACAAACAATAGAAGACGTCCATATTCTGGGATATTTCCCTGATATAAACCAGCTAAAAAAAGTTACAGAAATAGTGTACCAGAATCTTCCAGAAATTAATTATGACCCCGAAAAATTTGGTTACCAGATATATACAGATGAAAATGATAAATTTACTGCCCTTGAGAACCTTCCCCTTGGTTTTCCAATTTCTCTCTCCCTTGAAAGTGTTATAGAAATTATCTTAAAACATCATGGAGTTCCTGTTTATGCACATATAAACAGAAAATTTGGTGTAATGTATCAACTTGGTTTAATTCCAGACCATCCTGTAAACATTGCAGAAGCTACAACAATAGAAGAGCTTGGCTTTATAAGAAAAAAAGGCCTCATTGCATTATCATCTTCTGATGCACATTTTCTTAACCAGTTAAACACGAGGTATAGTATAATAGAATGTGAAAAGTTATCTTTAAACTCTTTTTTTAACGCTTTAGTCAGGGGAAAGGTGAAAACTATATGGGACTTATAA
- a CDS encoding sensor histidine kinase: MGLITLSDHVHDIVENSIKAGATNIKLIINETRDKFEFCVEDNGPGIPEEILTRIFDPFYTTRSKKIRKVGLGLPFLKQATEMTGGFVNLTSKKGVGTTIKALFFKSHIDCQPVGNLVDTIFALLLNQEINWYIKRCFENDCYEIDSSTIEKHLGKINTPSKMKLLGDFLKELEKMLKDGEDNI; this comes from the coding sequence ATGGGACTTATAACACTCTCTGACCATGTACATGACATAGTCGAAAATTCCATAAAAGCGGGAGCTACCAATATAAAACTTATAATAAATGAAACCAGAGATAAATTCGAATTTTGTGTAGAAGATAATGGACCAGGTATCCCTGAAGAAATCTTAACCAGGATATTCGATCCATTTTATACTACAAGGTCTAAAAAAATAAGAAAGGTCGGTCTGGGGCTTCCTTTTTTAAAACAGGCAACGGAAATGACCGGTGGCTTTGTGAATTTAACAAGTAAAAAAGGTGTGGGAACAACAATAAAGGCTCTATTTTTTAAATCACACATAGATTGTCAACCTGTGGGAAATTTAGTGGATACTATCTTTGCACTTTTACTGAATCAAGAAATAAATTGGTACATCAAAAGATGTTTTGAAAACGATTGTTATGAAATTGACTCCAGTACAATAGAAAAACACCTTGGAAAAATAAACACCCCTTCAAAAATGAAATTATTAGGAGATTTTTTAAAAGAATTAGAAAAAATGCTAAAAGATGGGGAGGATAACATATGA